GCTACTTTGGGTGGAGCTAAGCGTGGTAAGGCAGTTATTAGAAATATTGTTTCCGGATTATTAACAATGTTTGTAACGTATATTATCGGATCATTATTTGCACATTAGTAGGGAGGAATAATTATGAAAACTATGACAGTGAAACCTAAAAAACAAAAGAAAACAATGGCTGAACGTTCGAATACTCTCCGTGCTGGTGTGTTGGGTTCAAACGATGGTATTTTAACCGTTGTTGGTGTCTTGTTTTCCGTTGCCGTTGCGACAACTAATACATTTACAATTTTTATTGCTGGTTTGTCAGATTTACTAGCTTGTGCCTTTTCAATGGCATCTGGTGAATATGCTTCAGTTAGTTCTCAAAAAGATACTGAAAGAGCTGCAATTGAAAAAGAACGTGAATTAATTAAAACAAATTTCCAAGATGAATTGGACGTAGTTGCTGCATACTATGTTGATCGTGGAGTTAAACAAGCTACTGCTGATAATATTGCTAAGGAATTGATGTCAAAAGATGCCTTAGGGACAGTGGTTCGTGTTAAATATGATTTACAATTAGGCCATTATATGAGTCCTTGGGATGCAGCATTTTCATCATTAGTTTCCGC
This sequence is a window from Companilactobacillus alimentarius DSM 20249. Protein-coding genes within it:
- a CDS encoding VIT1/CCC1 transporter family protein, with product MKTMTVKPKKQKKTMAERSNTLRAGVLGSNDGILTVVGVLFSVAVATTNTFTIFIAGLSDLLACAFSMASGEYASVSSQKDTERAAIEKERELIKTNFQDELDVVAAYYVDRGVKQATADNIAKELMSKDALGTVVRVKYDLQLGHYMSPWDAAFSSLVSAASGGIFPLVAMTLLPASIKWPGTILAVTLSVALTGFLSAKLGDGLVKTAIVRNVIVGLITMAIHYSVGLML